The following are encoded together in the Arcticibacterium luteifluviistationis genome:
- a CDS encoding TonB-dependent receptor plug domain-containing protein: protein MKKLLLALSILCFAFTSALAQNSNIKVKVKDGPNPDIYIDGKKYDHAIMELLDQDKIASINVIKGKKALDEYNAPNGVIMIITKKSSDDDKNTEVKIRSTKEIKVVGYADADPMVIIDGKRSSKDALSKLSPDDIDSINVVKGEQAINKYKSPNGVIIVKTRSGEKN, encoded by the coding sequence ATGAAGAAATTACTCCTAGCCCTTTCCATTTTATGTTTTGCTTTCACCAGTGCTTTAGCACAAAATTCCAATATAAAAGTGAAGGTAAAAGACGGCCCAAATCCTGATATTTATATTGATGGCAAAAAATACGACCACGCTATAATGGAATTACTAGACCAGGACAAAATAGCATCCATAAATGTAATTAAAGGCAAAAAGGCTTTGGATGAATACAATGCTCCTAACGGCGTTATAATGATTATTACAAAAAAATCCAGTGACGATGATAAGAATACTGAAGTTAAAATAAGGAGTACAAAAGAGATAAAAGTAGTAGGTTACGCAGACGCCGACCCCATGGTGATTATAGATGGTAAAAGGTCTAGCAAAGATGCACTTAGTAAACTATCTCCTGACGATATTGACAGCATTAACGTGGTAAAAGGCGAGCAAGCCATTAATAAATATAAATCGCCTAATGGGGTGATAATAGTCAAAACTAGGTCTGGAGAAAAGAATTAA
- a CDS encoding REP-associated tyrosine transposase produces the protein MIQSQTKGGYQIREQGGIHFLTFTVVDWVDVFSRKDYRDIIIESIIFCQAKKGMNVYAYVIMSNHIHIMMHSLNRELSNLIRDFKKYTAQMILKRIMDGPESRSEWILKRFEFAARSHSSNKNYQFWQKNNHPEEVFSEPFMWSKINYIHMNPVRAGIVNRASEYVYSSASNYVSNDGLINMELPSVPIIDPLKSGYHLEIDQW, from the coding sequence ATGATTCAAAGTCAAACAAAAGGAGGATATCAAATTAGAGAACAAGGTGGTATTCATTTTCTAACATTTACTGTTGTAGATTGGGTAGACGTTTTTAGCAGGAAGGATTATCGAGATATTATAATAGAAAGCATTATTTTCTGTCAAGCTAAGAAAGGAATGAATGTTTACGCCTATGTAATAATGAGTAATCACATTCACATAATGATGCATTCGTTAAATAGAGAATTGTCTAATTTAATAAGAGATTTCAAGAAATACACGGCTCAAATGATTCTAAAACGAATAATGGATGGACCTGAATCGCGTTCAGAGTGGATTCTTAAACGTTTTGAATTTGCGGCGAGGAGTCATTCAAGTAATAAGAATTATCAGTTTTGGCAGAAAAACAATCATCCTGAAGAAGTCTTTAGTGAACCATTTATGTGGAGCAAGATAAATTACATTCATATGAATCCAGTTAGAGCAGGGATTGTAAATAGGGCTTCTGAATATGTATATTCTAGTGCTTCAAATTATGTTAGTAATGATGGCCTAATTAATATGGAATTACCATCGGTGCCAATTATTGATCCATTAAAAAGTGGGTACCATTTGGAAATTGACCAGTGGTAG
- a CDS encoding RNA polymerase sigma factor produces the protein MKTNDFKNRVLSLSERIFPMVSRMLGNSTTAQDATQEIMIKLWDKRKQIESHPNLTGFVFMTARNYCLDILKRKGPQLVSSDLELNKLEAATGQETFEWNELTTIVEKILAQLPEQQRAIMTMRDIDGLEFPEIAAATQLKVEHVRVLLSRARKQVAASLKKTEDYGH, from the coding sequence ATGAAAACAAACGATTTTAAAAATAGGGTACTTTCATTATCGGAGCGGATATTTCCGATGGTAAGCAGAATGCTTGGAAATAGCACCACTGCCCAAGACGCCACTCAGGAAATCATGATAAAACTCTGGGACAAGCGTAAGCAAATTGAAAGCCACCCTAATCTTACTGGTTTTGTATTCATGACTGCACGAAACTACTGCCTAGACATTTTAAAGCGGAAAGGGCCGCAGCTAGTTTCATCAGATTTAGAACTTAATAAGTTAGAAGCTGCCACGGGTCAAGAGACTTTTGAATGGAATGAGCTTACTACAATTGTAGAAAAAATACTAGCACAGCTCCCTGAGCAACAAAGAGCCATTATGACCATGCGTGATATTGATGGTTTAGAGTTCCCTGAGATAGCCGCAGCTACACAATTAAAGGTAGAGCATGTTAGAGTGTTGCTCTCGCGTGCTAGAAAACAGGTAGCCGCATCTTTAAAGAAAACAGAAGATTATGGACATTAA
- the recN gene encoding DNA repair protein RecN — protein sequence MLAHLLIKNYALIEHLEISPDANLNIITGETGAGKSIMLGALGLLMGKRADGKALYNQEKKCFIEGTFNIGSYQLEELFEKADLDYENPCLIRREIAPSGKSRAFVNDSPVTLDVLKKLSERLLDVHSQHDSILLGESDYQLDLLDAFAENEALLKSYKEDYKVYRAAKKSLDYLSQQATELKKEFDYNSFLLEELSEANLKLNEQEQLQETLDVLENAEEVKLKLNQVSLLLNHPEQSLISALQDASVQLGPIVKYAQVYEDLKKRLLSVQVELVDIAEEVEKYEEDVEHDPEEIEKLKGRLDLIFRLQQKHGVKSIEGLIEIRESLSLKVEDVLNFDDKLKVLTQSLEKAEAKVLKTGQSLSKKRLSVVPALQKRVVTLLKELGIPNADFKIDNEEQPLDKNGINKVEFLFSGNKGFDLQGLRKVASGGEFSRLMLSLKYILAEKTAMPTIIFDEIDTGISGEVAIKMGVMMRQMSQNMQVMAITHLHQIAGKGTSHFFVYKNDTAARTVSSIKKLEENERILEIAKMIGGDNPSDSSIQSAFELLQS from the coding sequence ATGCTAGCTCATCTTTTAATAAAAAATTACGCACTCATTGAGCATCTGGAAATTTCTCCAGACGCCAATCTCAATATCATTACCGGAGAGACAGGTGCGGGTAAATCTATCATGCTTGGAGCCTTAGGCTTGCTGATGGGTAAACGGGCCGACGGTAAGGCTCTTTATAATCAAGAAAAAAAGTGTTTTATAGAAGGTACCTTCAATATTGGTTCTTATCAATTAGAAGAGCTTTTTGAAAAAGCCGACTTAGATTATGAAAACCCCTGTTTAATCAGAAGAGAAATAGCTCCATCGGGAAAGTCAAGGGCATTTGTCAATGATTCACCCGTTACACTGGATGTTTTAAAGAAACTCAGTGAGCGACTTTTAGATGTGCATTCACAGCATGATTCTATTCTATTAGGCGAGTCTGATTATCAATTAGATTTGCTGGATGCCTTTGCTGAAAACGAAGCATTGTTGAAATCTTATAAAGAAGATTATAAAGTTTACAGAGCCGCCAAGAAGTCGCTGGATTATTTGTCACAACAGGCTACGGAGCTTAAAAAGGAGTTTGATTATAACAGTTTTTTGTTAGAAGAACTTTCAGAGGCAAATTTAAAGCTCAATGAGCAAGAGCAGTTGCAAGAGACTTTAGATGTTTTAGAAAATGCCGAGGAGGTTAAGCTAAAGCTCAATCAAGTTAGTCTGCTTTTAAATCATCCTGAGCAATCTCTTATTTCTGCTTTGCAGGATGCTAGCGTTCAGTTAGGCCCTATTGTTAAATATGCTCAAGTTTATGAAGACCTGAAAAAGCGTCTTTTAAGCGTTCAGGTGGAGCTGGTTGATATAGCGGAAGAGGTAGAGAAATATGAAGAAGATGTAGAGCATGACCCAGAAGAAATAGAAAAGCTAAAGGGTAGGTTAGACCTTATTTTTAGATTACAACAAAAGCACGGTGTCAAAAGTATTGAAGGGCTTATTGAGATTAGGGAGTCATTGAGTCTTAAGGTAGAAGACGTTCTTAATTTTGATGACAAACTAAAGGTGTTGACTCAAAGCTTAGAAAAGGCAGAAGCCAAAGTACTTAAAACTGGTCAATCACTTTCTAAGAAACGCCTTTCGGTAGTTCCTGCTTTACAAAAAAGAGTTGTGACTTTGCTTAAAGAGTTGGGCATTCCTAATGCAGATTTTAAAATTGATAATGAAGAACAGCCATTAGATAAAAACGGTATCAATAAAGTGGAGTTTCTGTTCTCTGGTAATAAAGGTTTTGACCTACAAGGGCTTCGTAAAGTGGCTTCTGGTGGAGAGTTTTCTAGATTGATGCTTTCGCTTAAATATATTTTGGCTGAAAAAACAGCCATGCCTACCATCATCTTTGATGAGATAGACACTGGTATTTCTGGTGAAGTCGCCATTAAAATGGGGGTGATGATGCGTCAAATGAGTCAAAATATGCAAGTGATGGCTATAACGCACTTGCACCAAATAGCAGGAAAAGGTACATCACACTTTTTTGTGTATAAAAACGACACAGCTGCTAGAACTGTGAGTAGTATTAAGAAATTAGAAGAAAATGAGCGTATTCTGGAAATAGCCAAAATGATAGGAGGAGATAATCCTTCTGACAGTTCTATTCAGAGTGCCTTCGAATTATTACAATCATAA
- a CDS encoding FAD-dependent oxidoreductase — translation MKRRAFFLKAGLAGLVVGNQGLTSCAPGPKLYGDKNFYINKGYQAIPKLKLSKDRIIKETVGLRPFRESGPRVEKEMLNNKTIVHNYGHGGSGWSLSWGTGNQARNLVKTTDAKKVALLGCGTVGIATATLLQESGYDVTIYAKDVPPNVTSNLATGTWSPSSRVCAEEKATPEIKANWEDACRFSFRRMQMSLGLNDIIDWGDEYTVRKQKPSGSNISGGHEMFHIDGLNPEWKTLAQKDHPFKADYVRRRSNMIFNIPSYLNFHLNNFLIRGGKLVIKDIKSLEDIDALSEKVVVNCMGLGAKAIFNDEELYPISGQLSCLVPQTEINYKLATDGAYFITRKDGIYLGGSGIERSWDTTPNRQLTEKWVDVLSDLMKDMKG, via the coding sequence ATGAAGAGAAGAGCGTTTTTTCTAAAAGCAGGATTGGCAGGTTTAGTAGTGGGAAACCAAGGATTGACCTCCTGTGCTCCTGGACCAAAACTATATGGAGATAAGAATTTCTACATTAATAAAGGATATCAAGCGATACCAAAACTAAAATTATCAAAAGACAGGATAATTAAAGAAACGGTGGGTTTGAGACCTTTTAGAGAGTCTGGTCCAAGAGTAGAAAAAGAGATGCTCAATAATAAAACTATTGTACATAATTACGGCCATGGAGGAAGTGGCTGGTCGCTTTCATGGGGAACCGGAAACCAGGCCCGCAACTTGGTCAAAACCACCGATGCAAAAAAAGTAGCCCTATTAGGATGTGGAACCGTAGGAATAGCCACCGCAACGCTACTTCAAGAAAGTGGTTACGACGTCACCATATATGCCAAAGACGTGCCACCAAACGTCACCTCAAATTTAGCTACTGGTACTTGGTCTCCATCTTCTAGAGTATGTGCCGAAGAAAAAGCGACACCTGAAATAAAAGCAAATTGGGAAGATGCCTGCCGGTTTTCATTTAGAAGAATGCAGATGAGCCTTGGCCTCAATGATATTATAGACTGGGGTGATGAATATACGGTTAGAAAACAAAAGCCTAGCGGCTCAAACATTAGCGGCGGGCATGAAATGTTTCATATAGACGGCCTAAACCCTGAATGGAAAACATTGGCTCAGAAAGACCATCCATTTAAGGCTGACTATGTACGAAGAAGAAGTAACATGATTTTCAATATTCCGAGTTACCTAAATTTCCATTTAAACAACTTTCTTATAAGGGGTGGAAAACTAGTTATTAAAGACATAAAGTCACTAGAAGACATAGACGCACTCTCTGAAAAAGTGGTGGTAAACTGTATGGGATTAGGTGCCAAAGCTATTTTTAATGACGAAGAGCTTTACCCTATATCGGGACAGCTCTCTTGCCTAGTGCCACAAACAGAAATAAACTACAAACTAGCTACAGACGGAGCTTACTTCATCACCAGAAAAGATGGTATTTACTTAGGTGGAAGCGGAATAGAAAGAAGCTGGGATACTACACCAAACCGTCAGTTAACAGAAAAGTGGGTAGATGTACTTTCTGATTTAATGAAAGATATGAAAGGATAA
- a CDS encoding M28 family peptidase, with the protein MPDMIKKLFFNILLLVFFVNIGLQAQQTEDDFPVLKQINPLNIKGHMTFLSEDDLMGRRPGSEGFQIASNYVKSQFIALGLKPANEGSYYQKVPLVHGTVKEEESSASIIIDGKTTTIKLSEDIILSPYYDKAVSEVTAPLVFVGYGITAPEFDYDDYSGVDVKGKIVVYINSAPSTFPTSERAFYSGSSPKYDAAIKNGAIGVISFMHPSNTRRTWASSVSRSNNGGFKWKSPNGIIANSYPDLKVTAFFNNSELDKIFGKTKNKLEEALRLFDEGKSISFPMNVSANIKVATKTEVVQSHNLLGEITGTDPVLKDEYMVYAAHVDHLGIGRAIKGDSIYNGAHDNASGVAILLEIAKTFQALEEKPKRSILFAIVTGEESGLLGSDYLANNRPKGKEKMVANIAMDMPFFFHPILDIVPYGAVHSSLGNQTKQVADILGLKISPDPFPEQVIFIRSDHYSFIKQGIPALFIKSGFMTVPSDTVDRSITDVMWRRTHYHTPQDDMNQPFDFNAAATHVKVDFLIGYLVANEISLPKWNVGDFFGNKLGKKN; encoded by the coding sequence ATGCCAGACATGATCAAAAAACTGTTTTTCAATATACTCTTACTTGTTTTCTTTGTCAATATTGGCTTACAAGCCCAACAAACAGAAGATGACTTCCCTGTATTAAAGCAAATAAACCCTTTAAACATTAAGGGTCACATGACCTTCCTTTCAGAAGACGACTTAATGGGCAGACGCCCCGGAAGTGAAGGTTTTCAAATAGCCTCAAATTACGTAAAGTCTCAATTCATAGCTCTAGGCTTAAAACCTGCCAATGAAGGCTCTTATTACCAAAAAGTACCATTAGTACATGGTACAGTAAAAGAGGAGGAGAGTTCTGCGAGTATTATAATTGACGGTAAAACCACTACTATAAAATTGTCTGAAGACATCATCCTTTCTCCTTACTATGATAAAGCTGTTTCTGAAGTAACTGCTCCTTTGGTATTTGTAGGATATGGCATTACTGCCCCCGAGTTTGACTATGACGACTATAGCGGCGTTGATGTAAAAGGTAAAATAGTGGTTTATATTAATTCTGCCCCAAGCACCTTTCCTACCAGTGAAAGAGCTTTTTATTCTGGTAGCAGTCCTAAATATGATGCTGCTATTAAAAACGGAGCTATAGGAGTAATAAGCTTTATGCATCCCTCAAACACTAGACGAACCTGGGCATCTTCAGTGAGTAGGTCAAATAACGGAGGCTTTAAATGGAAAAGCCCTAATGGGATAATTGCAAATTCTTACCCAGATTTAAAAGTCACAGCATTTTTTAATAATTCGGAGCTAGACAAGATATTTGGTAAAACTAAAAACAAACTGGAGGAAGCTTTGAGACTTTTTGATGAAGGTAAATCAATATCCTTTCCCATGAATGTTTCGGCCAATATTAAAGTTGCCACCAAGACCGAGGTTGTTCAAAGTCACAACCTACTTGGCGAAATAACAGGTACTGACCCCGTTTTAAAAGATGAGTACATGGTGTATGCTGCTCATGTAGACCACCTCGGAATAGGGAGAGCGATTAAGGGTGATTCTATTTATAATGGAGCACATGATAATGCTTCAGGCGTGGCCATTCTCTTGGAGATAGCTAAAACTTTCCAAGCTTTAGAAGAAAAGCCAAAACGTTCCATTCTCTTTGCTATAGTAACAGGAGAAGAATCAGGGCTATTAGGTTCAGATTACCTAGCTAATAATCGTCCAAAAGGAAAAGAGAAAATGGTGGCCAATATTGCGATGGATATGCCATTCTTTTTCCATCCTATCTTAGATATTGTACCATATGGTGCTGTTCACTCAAGCCTCGGAAACCAAACCAAGCAAGTGGCAGATATACTTGGCTTGAAAATTAGCCCCGACCCATTTCCTGAGCAAGTGATTTTTATTAGAAGTGACCATTATAGTTTCATAAAACAAGGAATACCTGCCCTGTTTATAAAAAGCGGATTTATGACTGTACCTAGCGACACCGTTGACCGTTCTATAACAGATGTAATGTGGAGGAGAACTCATTATCATACTCCACAAGATGACATGAATCAGCCCTTTGATTTTAATGCTGCCGCTACACATGTTAAAGTGGATTTCTTGATTGGTTATCTTGTTGCCAATGAAATTAGCCTACCTAAATGGAATGTTGGAGACTTTTTCGGTAATAAACTAGGTAAGAAAAACTAG
- a CDS encoding DJ-1/PfpI family protein, with translation MKKVLFLTGDYTEDYETMVPFQMLEMVGYEVHTVCPDKKKGDIVKTAIHDFEGDQTYSEKPGHNFVLNYSFDDVDITEYDGFVIAGGRAPEYLRLNTKVLDMVKYFFKEDKPVAAICHGIQILTAADVVKGRKLTAYPAVGPEVTMAGGEFQSIAVDGAYVDGNLVTSPAWPAHPSFIREFLKIMGATVTI, from the coding sequence ATGAAAAAAGTACTTTTTTTAACTGGCGATTACACAGAAGATTACGAAACAATGGTTCCATTTCAAATGCTTGAAATGGTGGGTTATGAGGTGCATACGGTTTGCCCAGATAAGAAAAAGGGAGACATTGTAAAAACGGCTATTCATGATTTTGAAGGCGACCAAACCTACTCAGAAAAGCCAGGTCATAATTTTGTGTTGAACTATAGTTTTGACGACGTAGATATTACAGAATATGATGGTTTTGTGATTGCAGGAGGTAGAGCACCTGAATATTTGAGGTTAAACACCAAGGTTTTAGATATGGTTAAGTACTTCTTTAAAGAAGATAAACCAGTGGCCGCGATATGTCATGGTATTCAGATTTTGACCGCTGCAGATGTGGTAAAAGGAAGAAAGCTTACGGCGTATCCGGCTGTAGGGCCTGAGGTAACTATGGCGGGTGGTGAGTTTCAGTCTATTGCGGTAGATGGAGCTTATGTAGACGGAAATTTGGTAACATCGCCAGCTTGGCCTGCACACCCAAGTTTCATCAGAGAGTTTTTGAAAATAATGGGAGCTACGGTGACTATTTAA
- a CDS encoding polysaccharide lyase family 7 protein — translation MKRVIIKSAAVCLFLGISVILNSCSNTANKEETKETVYASDVIPFFDDWNLILGDGSNVGHANNFENEDFFYTVNDGKTNWVVFKSPNGGDTHGTSNNTRTELAQVKKWYPATADDKLTATLKVMNVSATGDARVAASHAVVVGQIHSADAHENEPLKIFYKKFPGQTKGSVFWHYEINTAGDDNSKRWDYSSAVWGNDFSVVGAEENSYPEEPKDGIELGEEFSYEIVVKDGIMNLKFTSEGHETKTFTKNLIASEFTTTADIPKQTQELFVPIGQDGVERKNAYTGEGCFFKLGCYNQTNGKSPEVNKNWCSGAETHGGDIQKQYADENYAEVWFKTASMSISDASVSNQGYFEKND, via the coding sequence ATGAAAAGAGTAATTATCAAATCAGCAGCAGTATGTTTATTCCTCGGTATTTCCGTAATACTAAACAGCTGTTCCAATACAGCCAACAAAGAAGAAACCAAAGAAACCGTTTACGCCAGTGACGTTATTCCGTTTTTTGATGATTGGAATTTAATTTTAGGAGATGGCTCTAATGTGGGTCATGCAAATAATTTTGAAAATGAAGACTTCTTTTATACTGTCAATGATGGCAAAACCAACTGGGTCGTTTTTAAATCACCCAATGGAGGAGATACACATGGAACTTCTAACAATACAAGAACCGAACTAGCTCAAGTCAAGAAATGGTATCCTGCCACCGCAGATGATAAATTAACGGCCACATTAAAAGTAATGAATGTATCTGCTACTGGTGACGCTCGAGTAGCGGCTTCGCACGCTGTAGTGGTAGGTCAGATTCATAGTGCTGATGCCCATGAGAATGAACCCCTTAAAATATTTTACAAGAAATTCCCTGGCCAAACCAAAGGTTCTGTTTTTTGGCATTATGAAATCAATACTGCGGGTGATGACAATTCGAAACGTTGGGATTATTCATCAGCCGTTTGGGGTAATGACTTTTCTGTAGTCGGTGCTGAAGAGAATTCCTATCCAGAAGAACCTAAAGATGGTATTGAGTTAGGTGAAGAGTTTAGTTATGAAATCGTGGTTAAAGACGGTATTATGAACTTAAAATTCACCAGTGAAGGACATGAAACCAAAACATTTACGAAGAACTTAATTGCATCAGAATTCACTACTACAGCAGACATTCCTAAGCAAACTCAAGAGTTATTTGTACCCATTGGCCAAGACGGCGTGGAGCGTAAAAATGCATACACTGGGGAAGGATGTTTTTTCAAGCTAGGATGTTACAATCAAACAAATGGAAAATCTCCGGAAGTGAATAAAAACTGGTGTTCTGGTGCTGAAACACATGGCGGTGATATTCAAAAACAATATGCAGACGAAAACTACGCTGAGGTTTGGTTTAAAACAGCAAGTATGTCTATAAGTGATGCTTCTGTATCTAATCAAGGCTATTTCGAAAAAAATGATTAA
- a CDS encoding Rid family hydrolase has translation MKFNIVKVKKIMILLMFVSFLTNQVSAQLAILKGPEWSIISKTAELPEGSSLFFTSGLTASALADSLEDGNYEKYGDTEAQSLSILAQIEKTLEEEGLMLSDVFAMKVFVSADSKTGEHDFKGWNNAYKKYFGTDDNPSKPVRATVGVATLVNPHKFIEIEVIAAKI, from the coding sequence ATGAAATTTAATATTGTTAAAGTGAAAAAAATCATGATTTTGTTGATGTTTGTCTCTTTTCTGACAAATCAAGTTTCGGCTCAGTTAGCTATTTTAAAGGGACCTGAGTGGTCTATAATTTCTAAGACAGCAGAATTGCCTGAAGGCTCTTCTCTTTTTTTTACTAGTGGTTTGACAGCCTCTGCACTGGCTGATTCCTTAGAAGATGGTAACTATGAGAAATACGGTGATACCGAAGCTCAGTCATTGAGTATTCTGGCTCAAATTGAGAAAACCTTAGAAGAAGAAGGCTTGATGCTTTCTGATGTATTTGCCATGAAAGTTTTTGTTTCAGCAGATTCTAAAACAGGAGAACATGATTTTAAAGGATGGAATAATGCCTATAAAAAATATTTCGGGACAGATGATAATCCATCGAAACCAGTAAGGGCAACTGTTGGCGTGGCTACGCTGGTAAACCCTCATAAGTTTATTGAAATTGAGGTTATTGCTGCTAAGATTTAG
- a CDS encoding YitT family protein: MMPFLKRIINKTILRTWKPGGTKTYTHYNPTRAYRNFIITTKRYTKDFILITIGIFLAAFGFKGFLLTNHFIDGGATGISLLISALTDIPLHYLIIGVNVPFIILGYIIMGKEFAVKTILAITGLSICLLTVTFPNVTNDNLLVAVFGGFFLGAGIGFAVRGGAVIDGTEVLALFLSKKIGATIGDIILMINVMIFAAAAYFLGVEVALYSMITYMVASKTLDFVVEGIEEYIGVTIVCLHSEEMRQMITETMGHGVTVYNGKRGFGKRGESQAVDIIYTVVTRLEIGKLNSEIEKVDSNAFVVMNSVKDTRGGIVKKRPLH, translated from the coding sequence ATGATGCCCTTTCTAAAGCGAATTATAAATAAAACCATACTAAGAACCTGGAAACCTGGAGGAACTAAAACTTATACTCATTATAACCCTACTAGAGCTTACCGTAACTTTATAATCACCACCAAACGTTACACCAAGGACTTTATCCTCATTACAATAGGTATCTTTCTAGCTGCTTTTGGCTTTAAAGGCTTTCTACTTACCAATCATTTCATTGATGGTGGAGCCACTGGTATTTCTCTATTGATTTCGGCACTTACAGACATTCCATTGCACTATTTGATTATTGGTGTAAACGTTCCCTTCATTATTCTGGGATACATCATTATGGGAAAGGAATTTGCGGTAAAAACAATTCTGGCAATCACTGGTTTATCCATTTGTCTGCTAACCGTTACTTTTCCTAATGTTACAAATGACAACTTATTGGTGGCCGTTTTTGGTGGCTTTTTCTTAGGAGCCGGTATCGGCTTTGCGGTTAGAGGTGGAGCCGTAATAGATGGAACAGAAGTACTAGCCTTATTTTTAAGTAAGAAAATAGGAGCTACCATAGGGGATATTATCTTGATGATAAACGTCATGATATTTGCGGCGGCAGCCTATTTCTTGGGTGTAGAAGTTGCACTTTACTCCATGATTACCTACATGGTAGCATCCAAAACTTTGGATTTCGTGGTAGAAGGCATTGAAGAATACATTGGAGTAACTATTGTATGCCTTCACAGTGAAGAAATGCGTCAAATGATAACCGAAACCATGGGACATGGCGTAACCGTTTATAATGGTAAACGCGGTTTTGGAAAACGAGGTGAAAGCCAAGCTGTCGATATTATCTATACCGTGGTCACGAGATTAGAAATAGGCAAACTAAACTCCGAAATAGAGAAAGTAGATTCTAATGCTTTTGTTGTCATGAACAGCGTTAAAGACACCAGAGGAGGAATTGTAAAAAAACGACCTTTGCATTAA
- a CDS encoding alpha/beta hydrolase family protein gives MKIFPFVLFLFSVKLLIAQEPMLCQGAYWTEDEANLKMKEFGNTWNDLNSWEARAYKIKQQIISGMKLDEMPKIEGNFNPIIHGEQIMDGYKVQNIAIESFPGFHITGNLYLPLDGKETHAAILSPHGHLADKRYTHYIQKRGAVLAKMGAVVFAYDMVGYGDSKQVEHKMPIALTLQTYNSKRVLDYLISRPDVDAERIGMTGGSGGATQTFVLTAIDDRIKVSIPVVQVSAHFFGGCVCESGMPIHKNEDLQTNNVEIAAVAAPRAQLIISDGVDWTSNTPRVEFPYISKVYEQYNAEHMVQNVHLAGEKHDYGYSKRVAAYNFFAKHLSLNYRAIPYDDAYDESFVKIVPKESLQVFNVEHPIPANSLEGNKAVMEYLGL, from the coding sequence ATGAAAATATTTCCATTCGTATTATTTCTGTTTTCTGTTAAATTACTTATTGCTCAGGAACCTATGCTTTGTCAAGGGGCGTATTGGACAGAGGATGAAGCTAATCTCAAGATGAAAGAATTTGGAAATACTTGGAATGACCTAAACTCTTGGGAAGCTAGAGCTTACAAAATTAAGCAACAGATAATAAGTGGAATGAAACTGGACGAAATGCCTAAAATTGAAGGCAATTTTAATCCTATCATTCATGGAGAGCAAATAATGGATGGCTATAAAGTTCAAAATATTGCTATTGAGAGTTTCCCAGGATTTCACATAACAGGTAATCTCTATTTACCACTAGATGGTAAGGAAACTCATGCGGCTATTTTAAGTCCACATGGACATTTGGCGGATAAGCGATACACGCATTACATTCAAAAAAGGGGTGCAGTGTTGGCAAAAATGGGTGCGGTAGTATTTGCTTATGACATGGTTGGCTATGGCGATAGCAAACAAGTGGAACATAAAATGCCAATAGCCTTGACCTTACAAACCTATAATAGTAAGCGAGTTTTGGATTATCTTATAAGCAGACCAGATGTTGATGCCGAACGTATAGGAATGACTGGCGGCTCTGGTGGAGCAACGCAAACGTTCGTATTAACTGCAATTGATGACCGAATCAAAGTAAGCATACCTGTAGTGCAAGTTTCAGCACATTTTTTTGGTGGTTGTGTTTGCGAAAGTGGTATGCCAATACATAAAAATGAAGATTTGCAAACCAACAATGTGGAAATAGCCGCTGTGGCAGCTCCTCGTGCCCAGCTTATAATTTCGGATGGAGTGGATTGGACTAGTAACACCCCACGTGTTGAGTTCCCTTATATTTCTAAGGTTTATGAGCAATACAATGCCGAACACATGGTTCAAAACGTACATCTTGCTGGCGAAAAACACGATTACGGTTATTCTAAGAGAGTCGCAGCTTATAATTTCTTTGCCAAGCACTTGAGTCTCAACTACCGAGCAATTCCTTATGACGATGCTTATGATGAGAGTTTTGTAAAAATTGTGCCCAAGGAAAGTTTACAAGTTTTCAATGTAGAACATCCAATTCCAGCAAATTCCTTAGAGGGAAATAAAGCAGTAATGGAGTATTTGGGTCTCTAG